A window of the Oscillospiraceae bacterium genome harbors these coding sequences:
- a CDS encoding helix-turn-helix transcriptional regulator, which yields MIDLYQRKLDKDIRCPLEYGMDIFGGRWNSRIICVLASKGTLRYSEVRKEMGNITDAVLAATLKELIANGIVDRKSYDEIPPRVEYTLTERGKTVVPILQSICHWAGIFYKEDSDMKMAHCQKCDYK from the coding sequence ATGATCGACTTGTATCAAAGAAAACTGGATAAAGACATTCGTTGTCCATTGGAATATGGAATGGATATTTTTGGTGGGAGATGGAATTCCCGTATTATCTGTGTGCTTGCCTCAAAAGGAACACTTCGTTATAGCGAAGTGCGTAAAGAGATGGGAAATATTACTGATGCTGTGCTTGCAGCTACGCTAAAGGAATTGATTGCAAACGGAATTGTGGATCGAAAATCATATGACGAGATTCCTCCACGAGTTGAATATACATTAACTGAGCGTGGAAAAACCGTTGTTCCTATTTTGCAAAGCATTTGCCATTGGGCGGGTATCTTTTATAAAGAAGATTCCGATATGAAGATGGCTCATTGCCAGAAATGTGATTATAAATAG
- a CDS encoding CD1845 family protein: MRILLKILFAPAIALLALFVWLCMGLLYCSSFVFGIAGSVIALLGLAVLITYSVTNGIILLVIAFLVSPMGLPMAAAWLLAKVQDLRYWIQDLIYG, encoded by the coding sequence ATGAGAATTTTGCTAAAAATCTTATTCGCACCGGCAATAGCACTGCTGGCACTGTTCGTTTGGCTCTGCATGGGGCTTTTGTACTGCTCGTCATTTGTGTTCGGTATTGCCGGTTCAGTAATCGCACTGTTGGGATTGGCAGTGCTGATTACATATTCAGTGACAAACGGCATTATCCTGCTGGTGATTGCCTTTTTGGTCAGCCCGATGGGGCTTCCAATGGCGGCGGCATGGCTGCTCGCCAAGGTGCAGGACTTACGGTATTGGATTCAAGACTTGATATATGGATAA
- a CDS encoding 4Fe-4S binding protein: MANAKAIVDKQKCVGCGACTQVCPVQAIKIVVGWKSTVDWEKCIGCGRCTVLCHRKAVSLIDS, translated from the coding sequence TTGGCTAATGCAAAAGCGATTGTAGATAAACAAAAATGCGTTGGCTGCGGAGCCTGTACGCAAGTTTGCCCTGTTCAGGCTATAAAAATAGTGGTTGGTTGGAAAAGCACTGTAGATTGGGAAAAGTGCATTGGCTGCGGGCGTTGCACAGTTCTCTGCCACCGTAAAGCAGTTTCATTGATAGATTCATAA
- a CDS encoding GNAT family N-acetyltransferase: MEIKYTEDKIFTMEQTEKLFLSVGWVSGQYPERLYKALINSSTVITAWDGDRLVGLVRLLDDTEMVAYMHYVLVNPDYHGHGIASKMIELVKEKYKNYLYIEIMPEESKNASFYQKHGFQIMADGVAMQICHR, encoded by the coding sequence ATGGAAATCAAATATACAGAGGACAAAATTTTTACAATGGAGCAGACGGAAAAACTCTTTTTGTCTGTAGGTTGGGTATCCGGTCAATATCCCGAAAGGCTTTATAAAGCATTAATAAATTCATCTACTGTCATTACCGCATGGGATGGAGATAGACTGGTGGGGTTGGTACGCTTATTAGATGATACAGAAATGGTTGCATATATGCATTATGTATTGGTAAATCCGGATTATCATGGACATGGCATTGCAAGCAAGATGATAGAACTGGTTAAAGAAAAATATAAAAACTATCTTTATATTGAAATCATGCCGGAAGAGAGCAAGAATGCATCGTTCTACCAAAAACATGGTTTTCAAATTATGGCAGATGGAGTAGCAATGCAGATTTGCCACAGATAA
- a CDS encoding DUF1273 domain-containing protein encodes MSFSFGYDEEHPGCIRLKELMQQEIVFLMEHGVKTFISGVALGVDIWGAELVLAQKEKNPQIQLIAAIPCETQANKWSVEQRERYFDLLVQCDETVYISNHYTPDCMFRRNRWMVDHAKYLLAVYNGEKKGGTAYTVDYARKKGCHVIRIDSEKQTIVPNLVVLHGNEEMEKTKKLLGHKEKTSEI; translated from the coding sequence ATCAGTTTTAGCTTTGGATATGATGAAGAACACCCGGGCTGCATCCGGCTCAAAGAGCTGATGCAGCAGGAAATTGTTTTTTTGATGGAGCATGGTGTTAAAACTTTTATATCAGGTGTGGCGCTGGGCGTGGATATTTGGGGTGCCGAACTGGTGCTGGCGCAAAAGGAAAAGAACCCGCAGATTCAACTAATTGCCGCCATTCCCTGTGAAACGCAGGCAAATAAATGGTCTGTGGAACAGCGGGAGCGGTATTTTGATTTGCTTGTCCAATGTGATGAAACAGTTTATATCAGTAATCATTACACGCCGGATTGTATGTTCCGCCGAAACCGCTGGATGGTAGACCATGCTAAATATTTGTTGGCAGTTTATAACGGTGAGAAAAAAGGCGGCACTGCCTATACGGTTGATTACGCACGAAAAAAGGGTTGCCATGTTATACGGATTGACTCGGAAAAACAGACCATTGTTCCAAACCTTGTTGTGCTGCATGGAAACGAGGAGATGGAGAAAACGAAAAAGCTGCTCGGTCACAAGGAGAAAACATCTGAAATATGA
- a CDS encoding relaxase/mobilization nuclease domain-containing protein: protein MATTRIMPLHIGKGRTVSKAVSDIIDYVENPQKTEKGKLISCYGCDSRTADAEFVLAKREYITKTGRVRGADDVIAYHLRQSFAPGEITPEEANRIGCELAKRFTKGNNAFVVCTHIDKAHIHNHIIWNAVTVDCERKFRNFWGSTKAVRRLNDTICIENGLSIEENPKPHGKSYNKWLGDAAKPSHRELLRVAIDNALAKKPEDLNALFALLQSEGVQVKRGKTASLLAPGQKRFARMDTLGADYTESALAAVLAREKSHAPRNKKLVQAEPKKVNLLVDIQAKLQAGKSSGYARWAKVFNLKQMAKTMNYLSENGLLEYAALAEKAKTATDRYNTLAGQIKAAEKRMAELAVLRTQIINYSKTREVYTAYRKAGYSKKFLAEHEADILLHKAAKKAFDELGVQKLPRVKELQIEYATLLEAKKKAYAEYQQARQEMQEVLTAKVNVDRLMGTEEQNAEKEKEHGQR from the coding sequence ATGGCAACAACAAGAATTATGCCGCTTCATATTGGCAAAGGACGGACAGTCAGCAAAGCCGTTTCCGACATCATCGACTATGTGGAAAATCCGCAGAAAACAGAAAAGGGTAAATTGATTTCCTGCTATGGCTGTGACAGCCGTACCGCTGATGCAGAGTTTGTGTTAGCCAAGCGGGAGTACATTACAAAGACAGGACGGGTGCGTGGTGCGGATGATGTGATTGCTTATCATCTGCGCCAGTCTTTTGCTCCGGGAGAGATTACGCCGGAGGAAGCAAACCGCATCGGTTGTGAGCTGGCAAAGCGATTTACAAAAGGCAACAATGCGTTTGTGGTCTGCACCCATATCGACAAAGCGCACATTCATAATCACATTATCTGGAACGCCGTCACGGTGGATTGTGAAAGAAAGTTTCGTAACTTCTGGGGTAGCACAAAAGCGGTGCGCCGTCTGAACGATACCATTTGTATTGAGAATGGTTTGTCTATCGAGGAGAACCCGAAGCCACACGGAAAGAGCTACAACAAGTGGCTGGGTGATGCTGCAAAACCGTCACACCGGGAGCTGCTGCGTGTTGCCATCGACAACGCTCTTGCGAAAAAGCCAGAGGACTTGAATGCGTTGTTCGCGCTGCTCCAGAGTGAAGGTGTTCAAGTGAAGCGCGGCAAGACGGCTTCGCTGTTAGCACCGGGACAAAAACGCTTTGCCCGCATGGATACGCTGGGTGCTGATTACACAGAAAGCGCACTTGCCGCCGTTCTTGCCAGAGAAAAAAGTCATGCACCCAGAAATAAAAAGCTGGTTCAGGCAGAGCCAAAAAAGGTCAATCTTCTGGTGGACATTCAGGCAAAATTGCAGGCAGGCAAGAGCTCCGGTTATGCGCGTTGGGCAAAGGTGTTCAATCTAAAGCAGATGGCAAAGACTATGAACTATCTCTCGGAGAATGGGCTGTTAGAGTATGCGGCGCTTGCTGAAAAAGCAAAGACTGCAACTGACCGCTATAATACACTTGCCGGACAAATCAAGGCGGCAGAAAAGCGTATGGCAGAGCTTGCGGTACTGCGGACACAGATCATCAACTATTCTAAAACCCGCGAGGTCTATACCGCTTATCGGAAAGCCGGGTATTCCAAAAAGTTTTTGGCAGAGCATGAAGCAGATATTCTGCTCCACAAGGCGGCAAAGAAAGCATTTGATGAGCTGGGCGTACAGAAGCTGCCACGGGTAAAAGAATTGCAGATTGAGTATGCGACTTTGCTGGAAGCAAAGAAAAAAGCCTATGCGGAATACCAGCAGGCTCGTCAGGAAATGCAGGAGGTTTTGACCGCCAAAGTCAATGTTGACCGGCTGATGGGAACGGAGGAACAGAATGCCGAGAAAGAAAAAGAACATGGCCAGCGATGA
- a CDS encoding LysE family transporter: MPLSVLIPLFLYMITCSFTPGPGNILAINTTSQYGWKKSQKLILGICLGYALVQTMCTIAIYCLAHQFASLLSILKYVGGVYMIWLAIHIVRSTAAENSKSGNPTLKEGLLLQLVNVKIYFYISTLLSVYFIPNSKTSVDLALYGIFAVSIGSVACLTWAFLGVKLQTIYEKHFKLINAVLGVFLAYCAFSIVKG; this comes from the coding sequence ATGCCACTATCTGTACTGATACCTTTATTTTTATATATGATTACCTGTTCTTTTACACCGGGACCGGGGAATATCCTTGCGATCAACACAACAAGTCAGTACGGTTGGAAAAAAAGCCAAAAACTGATTCTTGGGATTTGTTTGGGGTATGCTCTTGTACAAACGATGTGTACAATAGCAATTTACTGCTTGGCCCATCAGTTTGCTTCCTTATTGTCGATTCTAAAATATGTTGGTGGAGTATATATGATATGGCTCGCCATTCATATTGTTCGTAGTACAGCGGCTGAAAACAGTAAAAGTGGAAATCCCACACTAAAGGAAGGGCTATTATTACAACTGGTGAATGTAAAAATCTATTTTTATATTTCTACGCTACTTAGTGTTTATTTTATTCCAAATAGCAAAACATCAGTTGACCTGGCATTATACGGAATATTTGCTGTGAGCATCGGAAGTGTTGCGTGTCTTACATGGGCTTTTCTTGGAGTTAAATTACAAACAATCTATGAAAAGCACTTTAAGCTGATAAATGCTGTTTTAGGAGTATTCCTTGCTTACTGTGCATTCAGTATCGTGAAAGGATGA
- a CDS encoding MATE family efflux transporter, whose translation MEDENLQVSMPVHKAFIKSAVPAVMAQLINILYNLVDKMFIGHIPVAGKQALAGVGVTTPVILAISAFAALVSMGGAPKASIFLGKGDKEQAREVLGSCTWMLIWISVLITIIMLAFGKPILLLFGASSDTIGYATDYMNIYCLGTVFTQLTLGLNAFITAQGKTFVSMKNVAIGAITNIVLDAILINIFQMGVCGAALATVISQAVSTFFVVRYLRGKKSTLQLEWSMIRFRKNILLPCILLGASPALMQLTENLVAISFNTSLQKYGGDMAVASMSILNSVMQFVMLLLPGLVQGAQPLLSYNLGAGNLKRVKQIFRMLLISCVTGSFIIWIVCMTMPKTVAGIFTSDTQLILYSGWSMRVYLSMLLIYGIQVACQYSFVALDQAPTAIFLTIWRKIILLIPLIFVMPLVIQNQVMGVYLAEPIADTIAVCTTAPMFYKYYRSIK comes from the coding sequence ATGGAGGATGAAAATCTGCAGGTCTCTATGCCAGTCCACAAAGCTTTTATAAAATCAGCTGTTCCGGCAGTCATGGCACAGCTGATTAATATTTTATATAATCTCGTTGACAAAATGTTTATCGGGCATATTCCAGTTGCAGGGAAACAGGCTCTTGCAGGAGTCGGAGTAACTACACCAGTCATTTTAGCAATTTCTGCTTTTGCTGCACTGGTCAGTATGGGCGGCGCACCTAAGGCATCTATATTCCTTGGCAAAGGGGATAAAGAGCAAGCAAGGGAGGTATTAGGAAGCTGCACATGGATGCTGATTTGGATTTCAGTATTAATCACGATAATTATGCTGGCCTTTGGAAAACCTATTTTATTGCTGTTTGGTGCAAGTAGTGACACAATCGGCTATGCTACGGATTACATGAACATCTATTGCCTTGGCACAGTATTTACTCAACTTACGCTGGGATTAAATGCATTTATTACCGCACAAGGGAAAACTTTTGTAAGCATGAAAAACGTAGCAATTGGCGCAATAACGAATATCGTTTTAGATGCTATTTTGATAAACATATTTCAGATGGGAGTATGCGGAGCTGCCTTGGCAACTGTTATTTCGCAGGCGGTATCAACATTTTTCGTGGTGAGGTATTTGCGAGGGAAAAAAAGTACACTTCAGTTAGAGTGGAGTATGATACGATTTCGCAAGAATATTCTTCTGCCTTGTATTTTACTTGGTGCTTCACCAGCGCTTATGCAGCTAACCGAAAATTTGGTAGCAATCAGCTTTAATACTTCGCTTCAAAAATATGGCGGAGATATGGCGGTTGCTTCAATGAGTATTTTGAACAGCGTCATGCAATTTGTCATGCTTCTCCTGCCGGGGTTAGTGCAGGGGGCTCAGCCGCTATTAAGTTATAATCTTGGAGCTGGAAACTTAAAAAGAGTAAAACAAATATTCCGTATGCTTTTAATATCATGCGTGACAGGTTCGTTTATTATTTGGATTGTATGCATGACTATGCCGAAAACAGTTGCAGGTATTTTTACAAGTGATACACAGCTTATCTTATATTCAGGGTGGAGTATGCGAGTTTATTTGTCTATGCTACTGATTTATGGAATTCAAGTTGCTTGTCAGTATAGCTTTGTAGCATTGGATCAAGCGCCTACTGCAATTTTTCTAACTATTTGGAGAAAAATCATTTTGTTGATCCCCTTAATTTTTGTGATGCCTCTTGTAATCCAAAATCAAGTCATGGGCGTATATCTCGCAGAGCCGATTGCAGATACTATTGCGGTTTGTACAACAGCACCAATGTTTTATAAATACTATCGTTCAATAAAGTGA
- a CDS encoding DUF3849 domain-containing protein has translation MSNIIGTASYASGEQEIFTDPKKFIQTVQEELPYRSTSGFTFQVMAADATTRKAVDDLVYNEYGEDNPHDLAHYQSTETEHQEKAAEALNTALYEKMFAEQDTYRGWLLKQTPEEILHHTYEYTVREDILMSLENNSLNIEQVSALLASPIPLGDVFHEFENRETGYMDEVLDCITSRANDVVQQEQEAKLELLQLPVYPYPASYAHEHEELPEYRASHKANIACRDAIDTAIADNYRNNALGRDAVKQVVAQFGYDRTLYVLANTVRQKDWDGRISHDNKSWAKTIPVYEDKDSWGSDQNHEFVVNQAHPGLLDLFTTQARREYLLTQPLTKEDIQQEAARLLRRLQEPQKPNSPNETHFMAQISQDFLLRASSKDQDKLFAMLPFASLTFSGMKDRKGLFALISKEENRSQPLRKASVRKKLAQATEEQPKAPIPKKRGVER, from the coding sequence ATGTCGAATATTATTGGAACTGCATCCTACGCAAGTGGAGAGCAGGAAATTTTTACTGACCCGAAAAAGTTTATCCAGACCGTGCAAGAGGAGCTGCCCTATCGCAGCACTTCCGGCTTTACTTTTCAGGTGATGGCGGCAGATGCCACCACCCGAAAAGCCGTGGACGATTTGGTCTATAACGAATACGGCGAGGATAACCCGCACGATCTGGCGCATTACCAGAGTACGGAAACCGAGCATCAGGAAAAAGCGGCAGAAGCATTGAACACCGCTTTGTATGAAAAGATGTTTGCCGAACAGGACACCTATCGGGGCTGGCTCTTGAAGCAGACCCCGGAGGAAATCCTGCACCATACCTATGAATATACGGTGCGGGAGGATATTTTGATGTCGCTGGAAAATAACAGCCTGAACATTGAACAGGTTTCGGCACTTCTTGCATCGCCCATCCCGCTGGGTGATGTGTTCCACGAATTTGAAAACCGGGAAACCGGCTACATGGACGAGGTGCTGGACTGCATCACTTCCAGAGCAAATGATGTGGTGCAGCAAGAGCAGGAAGCAAAACTGGAGCTGTTGCAGCTGCCAGTGTATCCGTATCCGGCATCCTATGCACATGAGCATGAGGAACTGCCGGAGTACCGGGCATCCCACAAAGCAAATATCGCCTGCCGTGATGCCATTGATACCGCCATTGCGGACAACTATCGCAACAATGCGCTGGGGCGTGATGCTGTAAAACAGGTAGTGGCGCAATTCGGTTATGACCGCACCCTTTATGTGCTGGCGAATACCGTGCGCCAAAAGGATTGGGACGGGCGCATCTCCCATGACAACAAGAGCTGGGCAAAGACCATTCCTGTCTATGAGGATAAAGACAGCTGGGGCAGTGACCAAAACCATGAGTTTGTGGTAAATCAGGCGCACCCCGGCTTGCTGGATTTGTTTACCACACAAGCAAGGCGTGAATATTTGCTGACACAGCCCCTTACCAAAGAGGACATTCAGCAAGAAGCGGCGCGGCTGCTTCGCCGCCTGCAGGAGCCGCAGAAACCAAACAGCCCCAACGAAACGCACTTTATGGCACAGATTTCGCAGGACTTTCTTTTGCGTGCTTCGTCCAAAGATCAGGATAAACTTTTTGCCATGCTGCCCTTTGCATCCCTTACCTTTTCCGGCATGAAAGACCGCAAAGGACTATTCGCCCTGATTTCCAAAGAGGAAAATCGCAGCCAGCCTTTGCGAAAGGCATCCGTGCGTAAGAAGCTGGCGCAGGCCACGGAGGAACAGCCCAAGGCTCCCATTCCGAAGAAACGCGGTGTGGAGCGATGA
- a CDS encoding helix-turn-helix domain-containing protein, whose amino-acid sequence MTPLHKLMVIGGVAMKEKKTINMEIGAQIQSAREKAGMTQERFGELVGLGTKSVSAIERGAVGVSLSSMKKICQVLAVSSDTLLFGPAETRDMRDLTSRLERLSPEQYAIAERILNALVEGFALNSENSKDS is encoded by the coding sequence ATGACACCATTACATAAACTAATGGTGATAGGTGGTGTTGCAATGAAAGAGAAGAAAACAATCAACATGGAAATCGGAGCGCAAATCCAATCCGCGCGAGAAAAGGCAGGAATGACCCAAGAACGCTTTGGGGAACTGGTAGGGCTTGGCACAAAAAGTGTTTCCGCGATTGAGCGCGGGGCTGTCGGCGTTTCGCTTTCTTCTATGAAGAAGATCTGTCAGGTATTGGCCGTGTCCAGTGATACGCTGCTGTTTGGTCCGGCAGAAACACGCGATATGCGGGATTTGACCTCCCGCCTTGAACGGCTCTCCCCAGAACAGTACGCGATTGCCGAGCGCATCCTAAATGCGTTGGTCGAGGGATTTGCACTAAATTCAGAGAATAGCAAGGATAGCTGA
- a CDS encoding pyridoxamine 5'-phosphate oxidase family protein, with the protein MLNENVKKLLQSSMWDLATCANGEPNVVPVAFKDVAEDGTLLVGDVFLETTLANIKANNGKIAISVYDAQNLEGYQIKGTAKYVTEGAVVDTFKAMVEKMFNNAATAKGALIITPEKIIVTTPGADNKKIL; encoded by the coding sequence ATGTTGAATGAAAATGTGAAAAAATTGCTGCAAAGCAGTATGTGGGATCTTGCAACCTGTGCAAATGGAGAGCCCAATGTTGTTCCGGTCGCATTCAAGGATGTAGCCGAGGATGGTACTCTCTTGGTTGGTGACGTATTTCTTGAAACCACTCTGGCAAACATCAAAGCAAACAACGGTAAAATTGCAATTTCCGTTTATGATGCACAGAACTTGGAAGGTTACCAGATCAAAGGCACTGCAAAATATGTGACTGAGGGTGCTGTGGTTGACACGTTCAAAGCTATGGTGGAAAAGATGTTTAACAATGCAGCCACAGCAAAGGGAGCATTGATCATTACACCAGAAAAGATTATTGTTACAACGCCAGGTGCTGATAACAAGAAAATTCTGTAA